Genomic window (Candidatus Cloacimonadota bacterium):
CACAGAATCATCCCGAGATTATTCTCGATGTTGGTGCAAATGTTGATTGCAGTGCCGAAAACCTGATGCAGTTTGCTCGTTTAGGTCAACTCTATTCCCGTTTTTTCTTCAAAATATCTGATCCCAAAGTCGCTCTTCTCAATATTGGAGAAGAAATCACCAAAGGCAGTGAGTTATACAAAACAGTTCACCAGCAACTTCTTGAAGCAGAAGATATAAACTTTGTCGGCAATATCGAGGGAAAAGACCTTCTGAAAGGAATCGTTGATGTTGTTGTTTGTGACGGATTTGTAGGAAATGTGATGTTAAAAACTGTGGAAGGCGCAGCATATTCAATATTTTCCATTATGAAAGAACAAATAAAAAAAGATTGGATAGCCAAGCTGGGAGCGCTTTTATCATTTCCTGTGTACGCATATTTAAAAAAGAAGCTTGACCATACTGAATATGGTGGAGCATTGTTGGTCGGATTAAATGGAATAGCTGTGGTTTCACATGGAAGATCCAATGGAACTGCCATTAAGAACGCTGTGAAGGTTGCTGCAAAAATGGCAGAATCAGGTTTTGTATCTCATGCGAAGGAATATTATGAGAATTTGTAATATCTTGACTTGGTCGTTTGATTTTTGTTTGCGATTTTAAACAAAGGTGGTACAAATGATTGCAAAATATAATGCTAAAATTTCTGGAACTGGACATTATGTTCCCGACAAAATATTAAATAATTTCGATCTGGAAAAGATCGTAGATACAACTGATGAATGGATCCGCACTCGAACCGGAATGTTCGAAAGACATATTGCAGCCGATGATCAGGCTGTTTCCGATTTAAGTTATGAAGCAGCGCAATTGGCTTTGGAAAGTGCCGGCATCAAAGCCAAAGACCTCGATATGATAATTATTGCCAGTGTCTCAAATGATCACATGTTTCCCTCTACAGCTTGCATTTTACAGAAAATGCTGGGAATCAAAAATATTCCTGCTTTTGATATTTCTGCCGGTTGTACAGGGTGGATTTATGGATCTAATATTGCCAAACAATATATTGAAAATGGAATTGCAAAACACATACTGGTTATTGGGGTTGAAATACTTTCTAAGATAACAAACTGGGAAGACCGTGGAACTTGCGTTTTATTTGGAGATGGAGCAGGAGCAACTATAATTTCCCGTTCCGAAAACAAAGATATTTCTCGTTTCATCGATTCAAA
Coding sequences:
- the plsX gene encoding phosphate acyltransferase PlsX; protein product: MRIAIDAFGSDSAPSPEVEGAILAIKEGICDKIFLVGKQEILNKELEKYYYEKDKIEVVNATETISMHDSPASIVKKKQDSSLVQAIKLCKDGEADGMTSAGNTGAVMAAALFGLGRIKNVLRPAIATAFPTQNHPEIILDVGANVDCSAENLMQFARLGQLYSRFFFKISDPKVALLNIGEEITKGSELYKTVHQQLLEAEDINFVGNIEGKDLLKGIVDVVVCDGFVGNVMLKTVEGAAYSIFSIMKEQIKKDWIAKLGALLSFPVYAYLKKKLDHTEYGGALLVGLNGIAVVSHGRSNGTAIKNAVKVAAKMAESGFVSHAKEYYENL
- a CDS encoding ketoacyl-ACP synthase III, translated to MIAKYNAKISGTGHYVPDKILNNFDLEKIVDTTDEWIRTRTGMFERHIAADDQAVSDLSYEAAQLALESAGIKAKDLDMIIIASVSNDHMFPSTACILQKMLGIKNIPAFDISAGCTGWIYGSNIAKQYIENGIAKHILVIGVEILSKITNWEDRGTCVLFGDGAGATIISRSENKDISRFIDSKITADGTYYDLLIQQAGGSRMPASKESVEKNLHTVYMEGNKIFKQAVKSMYSACDTVLKRNNMNIKSIDWLITHQANLRIIEALGKKLRIDNDKVIVNIEKYANTSAATIPIALDEVIRNGKVRHGDIILTASFGAGLTSGSLLFRL